In one window of Apium graveolens cultivar Ventura unplaced genomic scaffold, ASM990537v1 ctg3650, whole genome shotgun sequence DNA:
- the LOC141701253 gene encoding uncharacterized protein LOC141701253, whose translation MYRVLVVDGDEKWRTEICTKLQTYEYYDVKGAKDGREALSMMRAELFDVVLAETHLQDMDGVHLMQQIHKDFKLPVIFITADDRFEVTWNVMKKGAEYVYIKPFEVDDLKEIWQFIEWRRKKIYAQKEKGKQDPNVGVTSDGEYDVSSDDE comes from the exons atGTATCGTGTTTTGGTAGTGGACGGGGATGAAAAATGGAGAACTGAAATATGTACCAAGCTTCAGACATATGAATATTATGATG TAAAGGGTGCAAAAGATGGGCGTGAAGCTTTAAGCATGATGAGGGCTGAATTGTTTGATGTTGTTTTAGCTGAAACACACCTGCAAGACATGGACGGTGTTCATCTAATGCAACAAATTCATAAGGATTTCAAGTTACCAGTAATTT TTATAACAGCAGATGACAGATTTGAGGTTACCTGGAATGTAATGAAGAAAGGTGCGGAATATGTCTATATCAAACCTTTTGAAGTTGATGATTTAAAGGAAATATGGCAATTTATTGAATGGAGGAGGAAAAAGATATATGCCCAG AAAGAAAAAGGGAAACAAGATCCAAATGTTGGTGTCACGTCAGATGGAGAATATGATGTTTCTTCAGATGATGAATGA